The DNA sequence TGCTCTGTCAAAGTTTCAAGAGACATGCTCAATCATATTACCCTGCAACATGGGCATCTATTCAAGATATCCTTTCAAATTTCATGGATTTCATGCTGGAAaggaaatatattaaaaataatatcttGTATATGATTCTGGAGTTGCCTAGTGCAGttagttataattttttaatgaagCTCAATAATAGAGTTGTTGCCTTTAACTAAGAGATCACTTGCAGAGACGGCGCAGATTACGTAGAGTTGCTATTCCGAACAGTCAGACCCTGTCCTTTCTGGGTCGGGATCTTCGTGAGGCCCATCTACAGGTGCTCTTAGGTGGTGGTGGATATCGGTCAAGCAATGCTAACGCACCATCTAATGCAGCTACAGACCCGTTTCTTTCGTCACTTGTATTTAACTTTCCCACATCTGAAGCGGACGAAATTTCAAAATCTGTAGTTTCCAGTGCTGAGGATATTTCTGTAAAGAATGCAACCTCAACACATCCATGGAAATCAAGGTATTGTTCTAACACCCACCTCTCTTTTTCTGAATAAAAAAGTTGCATGTTTTCTATGAATATGTGATACAGAACCCAACGACTATGGTGaccttatttattaaaaaaaaaaaaaaagttaggaaAAACAAGACAGACGCCAATTTAAATTGTAATGCATAAGAAATGGAGAATAGAACCCTGCCTGCTGCCTCTCGCCCGGATGCTTCTGCGCAGCCTCCCATTGGCCCGCATGCGGTGCCGTGTCTGGGCAAGTGGACAGGGTTCTCTTGCCCATAAGAAATATATCAGTTCCGTTTGACTATTTTTTCAATTCCTTGGAGTCGGTTTCTGAAATTCATTAACCAATCCTATGAGTACACGAACAAAGAAATAGACATTAACTTATGGGCTTTGTTTCCCAGCATGGGCCTTTATGGAAGGCCTTCCTGTATGAACTATTATCTGCAATGTTGGGGAGCAGGTAGGGACTAAATTTTGTGGGAAAGTAGGTTTCAGGCTCACTTGCTCACGTGTCAAGTTTCAGTCCAAACTGAGTTGGTCATGTtgcaaaataaagctttaaatTCGCTTGAGAAAAGAAATCTTTtgaaaaaatggttgaaaacaAATGGATGGCTGAATATATAGGGGAACATTCCAATACATGGAGGGGGTATATGCTTAAATGTggctctgaaatttgacatgagtGATATAGACAATGACCTACTATCCCACAGCCAGATTTGCCACATCACCCTTCCATGTGGCACAATTGGGTAGACCACATAGAAAGGCTTTCTATTTGGGCCTGCGAAGAACCTTTTGCCTCAATGGATattctttttgaatttttattcctttgattttaatttattttattttttattaaatggatTAGTGCTTGCTTCAGTAGATGTAGAGGCAAACTACATTAAATGGTGTTTCTGGAACTGAGTTCTAAATTATTTCTTCCCTTGCAGTTTCGATTCCTCATTGAGCTCTGAAGAGCGGGAACAGAAGATCAAACAGGCTACTGTTAGAGCTGGTTTTGTGCAAGATCTGCTTCTATCCACTCTTTTTGGAGACTGAAAGAATCAGGAGGACCCCACAAACAAATGGTAAGTGTTCTACTTGGTAATATATATGGAGGTGGCAGTTTTGGGGTCCTGATGGTTGTTGGGTGAAGTGCATTGTGGGACGACCCAATATGTTCGGATGTTTTAAAGCAGCAGTATTAAATGGTGATGGAAGTATCCCACCCATTTCTGCTGTCTCATCGCCAGAGATGTACGACTTCTGGAGAAGTGTATGGTCGTCTAGTATTCTGGGATTGACCATCTTAATGTTTCCTCCCATTAGTTAATCTATTCTATGTTATGACATTTTGATGCCTCATTTCTTGCTAGTAAGAGGGCTTAGTTGGATTAAAATTTCTATTTGTGAATTCCTGTTTAATTAGCAAACCAAGAGGCTCTGTGAAACTTGCTTACAGTCACCTGCGCTTGTTATTGGGTGAATCCAAGTGCATAGTTTGCTAATTTCTTGCGAGCCTTTTGGGATAAATTTCTTGGTAGGCTGTTGCGCTTACTTCTGTGACTTTTCCTCATTTTGTGGTGCCAAATGCATTAGTCTCTTCAGGGGTGTTTGCTTTCTGGACATCGGCCAACCTTTGTTCAATACCTGCTATAGGGAAAAGACCTATCATCTTACATCCTATTCCCTTCAATACACAGTCGATCCGTTGATACAGACACACGGTAGAAGGAAACACGAGAGACTTTTGCCGATTTGCAATATAAACACCCGGAACCCCGTACAGGATTGAAGTAGATCATCGTGCTGTTGTGTGGGAAATATGTCCAGTTTCTATTAATTTGAAACTCAATCCTACATGTATAGCAGCAGCAGTTAAAATTCAACTAATTAGCCTGTAAAGGTTGGCTAGTCATACAGCGGTCTCAGGCTCTCAGCTGCAGGTTGGGTATGATTTTGCAATCCTTCCTTGTCAtaggtttgaaacttggaaacaattTCTCCTGCTACGTAAGGGGTAAGGTTACGTATATTTGCCTCTCTCAGACCCTATAGTGGTGGGAgctgtgcactgggttgctgtTTTTTCTTGGGTGGGGGGTTTGAAACATATGACATGTTCTCCCAGTTTGGGGAAAATCTCCAACAGGGTAGATCCACACAGCTAACATGTTTGCGTCAATTTATGTTTAGTATGTTTTATGACTCTTATTTATCATTAaaatttgcacaaaaaaaatatcattaaaataaatcaagatATCAATAAATTCAGAATTAAGTTCAGAGTTGTATAATTTGATGGGATAAAGATCATTGCTGTTTGTGCACTAAACCATTAATGAGCACATGTTTGCAATGCCTCAAAACTAAGGTTGAAGGAGTAACATcactttttaaaaaatttcttcatccaACAAGATGGAGCCTACCCATTAAAAAACTCTTAAGAgacatcctctctctctctcgctctctctctcacatcttGTCTCTTCATCTCGTCTctatctctcctcctttctctcgcTTTCTCATCTTGTCTCTCTTCTATCTcgtccctctccttctccctcttttcctCTACCTCTGTCCTCTTTAgagtctctctccctctctcatctCAAAATTTGTTGGATGaatatttccttttttaatgaaatatatCTCCTGTAttgattgtttttttaattatgtcTCGCCAAAAAATTTCATTCTAGTTTTAGGGAAAGGATTTTGCGGCTTTGTTTAAGAGAAatattacataacatataatGCATTAGGCAAACCAaatctatttttcattaaataatcTATTATGTCCAATAACACCAAATGGTTATTATAGCCCATAAACTATTATCATAATTGATTATTCATAAatagataataaatataaacatAGACTATGCTTAGTCAACTAACCTTTTAAAGTCTAATTGTAGATTGGTAACTTATCGATTGGAAAGaaacatgttcatgcattggtCTATGACATTTGATTACCTAAACAGGGGGAAAAGGTGTGAGGCCTTAAATTAATGGATCAATTAGGCCGGACCAAAATCGATCGGACCCAACTAATTGGTAGCCCTAATTGCAATGCCTAAAGAAGCTTGTATTGGACTCATAAGCTGCTTAGGAAAACTCTGTTACTTTTTAGAGGCTAACCAGAAATTCTCAAGGTGAATTTCCAATCaattcttacccaaaaaaaaaaatccaatcaatTTATAAGTTTCAGATCTCCACGACTTCACATGTGTAGAAACTAATTAGGTCAATGATGAAAGCTTTCTTAATGGACCATTTAGAACAAAATATTTTCCCGATCAGTTATTAATTATCCAAAAACCAAGTACCTCTAAGAAGCAAATGTCGGACATCTGTCCTTTAATAAACTGTAAAATTCTAAGGAATACTTATTGTTTGAGGAGATTGATCTAGGTGTTATTAGTACTCGTATGAACTCCTGCCTCTACCCCATTTGTAAAAATTTGAGAGTTTAATATACGATTTATATTTGTTCTTAtatttttagattaaaaaaatatatatatttatccaCATATTTTCAAACAGTCCAAAATATGCACATTCACATTGTATATTATCATGTATTAAAAAAGTAATATATGCTTCCACACCCATTGAGAAATTCGTGTTTAATGCACGAATTATATTTgttcttatatttttaaattaaaaaaaaatgtatttatcCGTATATTTCCAATGTATATTTTCAAACAGTTGAAAATATATGCATATTGTATATTATCATGTATTAAACACGTAATATATGCGTTTTTTTACTGTTAAACATAAAcagagaacaacaacaacaacaacaacaaaagctttattccaacttaatggggtcgactaTATGAATCTGAGCAAGAACAAACACAAGCAGACGAAATTATCATAAACCCTTTAGAACCCTGTACTCAAAACCTAGTACCTAAAATCTTTCGACATTCGTCCCTTTATTCCTCAGCCGCAGCAAAcacttcttccatttcttcaaACTGAGCTTCCCTTGCTGGAATCAATGGGTCACCATCTCCAAAGTTTCCTTCAAACTGAGCTTCTCTTGCTGGAATCAATGGGTCACTATCTCCAAGTTATAAAAGTGTAAAATCAGGTCTTCCAAGCCTCCCTTCATCCACATGGTTCAGTTGTTGCAAAGTGCCATcccttcttccctttgttcGTCTCTTGTATTTTAGTGACTTGGTTGCAATGGCTTGATTAATCGCTGTAGTAAAATCAGATACGTCTCACTTTTGGAGACTTCAAGGTCACTTATGAGATTGTTCTTGTACGCTCCTGGTCCGGGCAATTGGAATCCACTTTCTCTATATTTAATGGATTCTAGTTGCTTGGATCAGGGGCGTAAAAGATTGTCTTGTACATGAACATGATCCGGATTCTTCTCTTACTCACTCTCATTGTGTATAGAGTCATTAGTCACTTTACTTCGTATAAAGTTCttattgtgttttgatgtgatgTTACTTCAAATCCTTACTTTCTGTTTTGCATTCTAATTCGTGTCTTTGCTTATAGTTCTTAAACACAATAGTCAGATCAGATCACCTCTTTAAATTAAGAGCATGTTGTAAAAGAATAATTAAAAAGGTAATGTTAAACTTATCTGTTATGAATGGAGATGATGCACTAACCTTGAGATGTAGTCCTTGTATCAGGTACAGAAGTTGAAGCAATAGAAAGTTCCGTATGCAGGTACAGTAGGGTGAAGTCGTATaagatactctccttaaggtgtTAAAGAGCCCCTAATTTGTGTATACAAGGTTGGCCCGCtcttttacctccaagataaaatcacCCCCTAATCACGAACGTTGCACTCCTAAGTGTGATTAAGAAAAGGAGTCCGTAAGCTATACTAAGAAactcaaagagagagaggagagaagaagaaacataatACAATACAATACATAAATGTATTTGGTATGAGTGTACATGACTCTCTGcatttgttatatttttctaGCAAGTAGACaatgggtatttataggctcAAACGTACCTGTACGTGAACATGTGTACCTGTACGTCTACAGGTACCTGTATATACAGGTATGTGTCCCTTCATATATAGGGTGCATATGTTCTCTATAGGTGTCATTGTATGTACATATAGGTGTGTTCCTTGTATGTATCCATATGTATAGGTGTGTCCCTTGCATGATATACATGTATAGGAGTGTCCCTTAACTACTATACCATGTACTGATAAGTAAGTACATGTATAGTCATTCACATTCATGGAATtcagattttggtttcaaattctaAATTGAGATTTCGAATTTGACTAAAAGTAAGGGAAAGGAGGACCCCGACCTCGGCCACGGTCCGACTTGGCATGTGCGGGTGATTGAAAAAGCACCCTGACAACCCCCACACATGAAAGAGTGGAGAGACTTCTCTAAAGAACCCTATGTCCCTTAAAGACTAATTCCTAATACATCCAAAGAAACTTTTACTAGTTTCCAATGTAGGACTAAACTTTAGTTCACATGCTTTTACTAGTACCAAAGAACTTGAACAAAGGAAGAGAGTAGTTGTTTTGTAACTTAAAACTCCAACAAAGCATCAAGTTCATTAGGGAGTTGTTATCCGAaaagcaaagagagagaaaatggttCATTAGGGAGTTTTAAATCAGTTTCTTCTTGTCATAAGTATTTTCTTATATCTTTACTTTCCAATTACTTCACAGATAGACTACCTTAGCAGGGATAATCGTATGTGTTGTGCATGTCTATTGCATAGTGAATTGACTACATTTTCACTCCCGGATATTTACAAAAGAATCGCATTAAACAAACATTAAACGTAAGGATGTCAAATTCTAACCAAAATCGAATACTGAATTTGGAACCGAGCTAAATTAATcgaattgatttggtttgagtaTTCACctagtttcagtttggttatGTGGTTCAAGATATAAGAAGAACTGTCGGGTTGGTTCAAACCAAATCGATCCGAATTGGTATTCGTTCacagtttttaaggcgctggtaaggcgtcaccttacttgaagtagcgccttatgggttttttttttttaaacacattttaaaattacttgatgaagattccaaatatagattttttattagtaggtgtatggttttgtcaATACTTAAGATGTATgagatcaactttactccaccaaaaataaccaaaacaaacaaaacaaaaacacgattcataaatagggtttggattttgtcaagagTTTTAAAAaaaggctttgagaaggaatcaaggaacaaggaagaaccactgatccaggcgaccattttgctccggtagcggtgagcttcattcttctttgacaggagtagaaatatagtggatgacctagGGCTTaagcactcattttggcatcatagaggtgttataaatacttatattttttatgtctttttttttttatatttataattttttttcataattatgtatttatattatatgttaatatgttatgatgattgatgattgatgattgatgaagatgaacttagtttattcactttattgatttgttttcttgatgaatatcttacattagtatgaatatgaacctttaatttttatttaacatatgaataataggattcaactaagaTTTGAGCAAAATATattagttttataaaaaaattacacaggaacactTTAaacactcattttggcatcatagaggtaagtataataaatacttgtattttttatttcttatgttctttatatttataattttgtttcatatatTGGATTGAGTattcaacccttttttttttgtgggggtggggagggggtggTAAGTGTGTTTTATCGCTAAGGCATTCGAAAATTTATTACACTGGCCAATatccataacttgagcccatcaCAATTATGGTCCAAGAGTGGAACTGATTACATAATTGAATTAAAACCAAGttacaaaatcaaattaaaaccaTATTACAGAACCGAATTGGAATTGAAACCATAACAATAACCGACTCGGTTCCATATTTGGATACTTAGGTCGATTTAATTTGGTTCGGCTTAGTTTACACCTTATCATCCCTCTGAATCTAATCGAAAAATAAAAACCGagccaattgacacccttaattaaATGTGTGTGTTTGGTGTGTTTACCTCACACATTATTTTATGCCAAATTTGGAAAAAGTAAGAATTGGCATTGTTATGACATTGAACCAAAAACAGATCAGGTTCTGGTTaggataccttttttttttttttttatagcctaagaatttcccttcttttttttttttacagccTAAGAATTTCTCTGTAAGTTCTTAAATTTCCTTATACAGGGGatccaaaatagaaagagaaatgtGCATAATAATCATATATTAAATGTGTGTTCAATTGAACATTAGttttacaattaaaaataaaatcaatggaATGGAGGAGCAGCACTACCATCTCTATTgtcaattttattaaaaagttATATATTCATACAACAGAATGACATATCTTTATAGGaaaggaaacaagaaaaatcCTACTTCAGTGATCTCTCTTCGGCCACCACCAAAGCCTGATGCTGCTCACTCTGttcatccatttcttcttctgcttctgcttgCAAGTGTTGTCGGTAGTATCGAAGTATTACTACAGAAATAAATGCTGCAGAGAAGATTAGATAAAAGCTGAAATTCGAAATTACTTGAATAATTAGGATGTCCAGAGGAGTTTGTATTTATGGATTGAAAGAATTTCTTAAGGATCAGAGAGTTGGGATATATAAATATGACAAATGTGCTATGAAATATGTGGCAATGGTACCTGCAAAAACACGGGTCTTCACAGAAGACAGATTCCAAAAGACAGTAGCTGCTGATGCTGCCACAATCTTCTTGTGAGAACAAGCTCCCCATGCGTCCCATACACAATATCTCAAGTACTCCACTGCTTAAACCAAAACAGACATCCCTTCTTTATATTAGGATGGCCAGAGAGTGAAAAACACTTAGGCATGCAAACTTGTGTACGTGAGGTGAGGAACATTCTGTAACTTGAAAGCGTTGGGGGGGAAGGGTTCCAATTCCAACattaccttttttatttatctgcTGGGAGTAACAAGAATAGAACTTGGGGGCAGTGAAGCTTCCAAAAAATCCTGCAGAGATTTATAGATTCTATTACAGAATTTGTCTAAAGAAGAaatgtaaaaaaagaaaaaagcaccAGAAGAAGATGCAAATAGAATTTAGGGATGTGGGTTTAAGATATTTTTGCCTTACCAATTGCAATTAGTTTCCTTATGGTTAAGAAGTGGCCATATTCAGCTCCACATAAGAGTAGGGGTGCCACCTGCACATGGAAAATATGGGCTTATGAAGTATCTGTGTTTTGGCAATCATAAACGGGGAAGAAGGTGAAGGATAACTGAGCTAATGTCCCTACTTTCAGAGTCATCGATGGCTCGCCTGAGAAGATTTCTCTGGTCTTAGCAATAGCAAGGTTTGCAGCAGGAAGGATCAATCGAGCAGCCCTTAAAATGTCGTCTTCTTTCAACTTGAAGTCCTGCTTCTTGGGTTCCTCATTTCTGCAATATCGCCTCTACAACTCAGGAGAACAGAGATGAAATTTTGACGAGTACAATTTACAGAAAGTGGGGTCTATACCTTTGGGATAATGAATTACAGAAAAATGATAAACCCAGAAACAAAAGCCCAAGTTGGGAAACCACGGAGAAAAGGCTGCAAAAGATTAAGAGATGCCTATTCAATATATCCAAAATCAGAGCAAATTAGAAGGTATTTCAAGAGAAAACAGAGGTAATCACCTACCTAAAGCTCAACCCTCTTGTAAAACAAGAAGATAGGAAACAAAGAGACCCAAACCCGAACCAGAGGCTTGATCTGGCAACATCCTTCCACATAATAAGATCGGATACCAGCAGCCCAATACGATCTAGGCTACTTTGATCTTCATCGCTTCTTCCTGGGTACCAAGAAATAAGCATCAAAATAGTAAGAATCAGAGTCAGACAAAGGGGGCGGGTTGCGTGCGGAGGGGGTGAAGGAGAAAAATGCAAGATGAGGTACTGAAAACCTGAAAGGACTAGACTTGAAGAAGGAACTGAAGGGACTAGACTTAGATTCTCCTTACGAGACCGATTactctgttttcttttccttggctTCCCAACCTCATCTCCCAGACCCACATCCCTCTCTTCTCGGATCTCTAGCTCCATTCGCCTCCGAGACCTCCTTGCGTTTCTTGGGGAGGGACAGGCCAGCAGAGCCATGGAAGAAGCTCTGCTCTTGCAACGTTTGCGATGGCTTACCGGCTCAAGGGCTTCTTCCGCCATTTCCGTTCTTTCAAGAAGCCGGGTTCTGGATCGTCGAAGAGGGGAAGGAGAAAGAAGCAACAGTTcttgaagaggaagagaattggtGGAGGATCTCAGAGATGAAGGGGTTTTCTTAGGTTGGGGAGAAAGGTCGGGAATGGGATCAAGAGCGAGATTCTCGGCTTCGCCATTTAAAACCCCGATTGGAGGGAGAGGAGAAACAGATTTGGTTCGTAGGCGGGATCCTGACAGATGAGATGGGGGAGTAGAATCCATGGCTGTATAGATCTTCAGTGGTTGGTTTTTGCAGGAGATTGATTATTGGAAAGTGTTAGATTGAGAGAGGGAGGAGAGCAGTAGATGAAGAAGAGGCCTCTAAGAAGGAAGTATTGTTGAGATGATGAACTAGCCGTTAGAGGTATTTCCTTTAACTCACTAGTTTGAATTTTGGGGCGATTGGGTGGGGGCcatgcaaagaaagtgatcgTAAAGGACTAAAAAACGGTAATAATCGGACGGGAATTCTCCATTTTAGGTCTTTTAGGATTGGGTTTGTAGGGTTGATTTGGATGACCAATAAGTCTTGGTTCCTTTAGATTCCCGAAATTCTTGGAGGTTTGGACGGTTTGGATTTGATCAAGGAAACTGTTAACGTTGGGTGAAGATATGTAATTCTAAAGTTACGTAATAATAACCTTGTAGCTGTCGGCAGTTGGTGCCTTGGTAGTGCTTTTATTTGAGTActaaataataaaggaaagggTTTCCATGCTACCGGTGTATCTTCTTATGACCACGTGGCAGCAATGGCAGCACAAAGATGTTATGGCTCACATTGGTTGAAGAGGAGAGACAATGTGGGGTTCTTTAGCCCAAATAATAAATAGCACAAGAATTGTTGCTTCATGTGCGGCTTGGGGAATGAGAGTGTGTAGAGGAGCATCAATAtgaatatgtttttttattttatagtagGGGTGGTAATTTGCATAGCCCTTTGTCTTGTGCTAGGGTAAATACTAGACAACttggttttttcataataataataataataataataataataataataaaaagaaaagattgttACCCAATTGCACCCTCAAAGCATAGACACATGGTAATGTGAAAAGATCATCTTGCTCCTTATGTGGGTGCCCCCATATGCACACTTGCATTGGCCGGTGCGCGACCTAGTAGCTAACCTCTGCCCTAATATATAAGGGATTGAGTTCCTATCTTACTACGCGAATGCTAGCATTTATCTATtcctatttctctcctcccacatATAAGGGGCAAATATCTCATTTAATGGGAGGGTGGTGAGATATAGACATGGGATGCACTAACATATGC is a window from the Macadamia integrifolia cultivar HAES 741 chromosome 5, SCU_Mint_v3, whole genome shotgun sequence genome containing:
- the LOC122078782 gene encoding reticulon-like protein B17 isoform X1; this translates as MDSTPPSHLSGSRLRTKSVSPLPPIGVLNGEAENLALDPIPDLSPQPKKTPSSLRSSTNSLPLQELLLLSPSPLRRSRTRLLERTEMAEEALEPVSHRKRCKSRASSMALLACPSPRNARRSRRRMELEIREERDVGLGDEVGKPRKRKQSNRSRKENLSLVPSVPSSSLVLSGRSDEDQSSLDRIGLLVSDLIMWKDVARSSLWFGFGSLCFLSSCFTRGLSFSLFSVVSQLGLLFLGLSFFCNSLSQRNEEPKKQDFKLKEDDILRAARLILPAANLAIAKTREIFSGEPSMTLKVAPLLLCGAEYGHFLTIRKLIAIGFFGSFTAPKFYSCYSQQINKKVEYLRYCVWDAWGACSHKKIVAASAATVFWNLSSVKTRVFAAFISVVILRYYRQHLQAEAEEEMDEQSEQHQALVVAEERSLK
- the LOC122078782 gene encoding reticulon-like protein B17 isoform X2 → MDSTPPSHLSGSRLRTKSVSPLPPIGVLNGEAENLALDPIPDLSPQPKKTPSSLRSSTNSLPLQELLLLSPSPLRRSRTRLLERTEMAEEALEPVSHRKRCKSRASSMALLACPSPRNARRSRRRMELEIREERDVGLGDEVGKPRKRKQSNRSRKENLSLVPSVPSSSLVLSGRSDEDQSSLDRIGLLVSDLIMWKDVARSSLWFGFGSLCFLSSCFTRGLSFSLFSVVSQLGLLFLGLSFFCNSLSQRNEEPKKQDFKLKEDDILRAARLILPAANLAIAKTREIFSGEPSMTLKVAPLLLCGAEYGHFLTIRKLIAIGFFGSFTAPKFYSCYSQQINKKVEYLRYCVWDAWGACSHKKIVAASAATVFWNLSSVKTRVFAVILRYYRQHLQAEAEEEMDEQSEQHQALVVAEERSLK
- the LOC122078359 gene encoding protein DEHYDRATION-INDUCED 19-like, with product MDSDLWISRLAAAKRQYALQHHQNSQLDRLNIDDFEVEEEVRPDFPCPYCYEDYDIASLCSHLEDEHPFESKVTVCPICSVKVSRDMLNHITLQHGHLFKLQRRRRLRRVAIPNSQTLSFLGRDLREAHLQVLLGGGGYRSSNANAPSNAATDPFLSSLVFNFPTSEADEISKSVVSSAEDISVKNATSTHPWKSSFDSSLSSEEREQKIKQATVRAGFVQDLLLSTLFGD